DNA sequence from the Bacillota bacterium genome:
CTTGGGCCAGTTCCGCCGTGCCATCGCACGAGCCCGCGTCGGCCACGATGATCTCATCCGGGGGACGGGTCTGTGCGGCCAGGGCATCGAGTAAGATGGGCAAATAGGTTGCCTCGTTCAATGTGGGGATGATAACACTTAAACGCATGGGTTCACCTTTAATGCCTCCTGAATACGAGGTATGGCCTCCCATGCAGCCCTTTCTCCTATGGCTATGATCTCCTCCGCCCGTGGGAAGCCATTGAAAAGGGTGATCCTGTCATCCAGCGGCGGGTGGATTAAAACCTCGGGGTCAGCCTCGCGCAATTTCTGGGCCAGGATCTGTTCCTCCATGATACCCACCGTCCGCCGCAGGGTTTCGATGATCAGGGGAAGCTGGGTCAGGGCCAGGCCCTGCTGCTCCGCCTCCAGCAGTCGGGAGAGTCCATTCGGCCCGGCTGACACGTCCACGGCGATGACCACGTGGGCCCCCATACGACGCACGACATCGGCCGGCAGGTTGTTGAGTACACCCCCATCCACCAGGAGATAATCGCCGAGGCGGAAGGGAGCGAAAACGCCGGGCAGGGAGACGGTAGCCCGCACTGCATCAACGACGGAACCGCTGTTCAGTATCACCTCCTGGCCACTGATCAGATCCACGGCCACCAGGGCCAGAGGAATCTTCATATCCTCGAAAGTCTTCTCCCCCAGATGGGTGGTCAGATACTCCTGTACTTTCTGGCCCTCAACCAAACCGCGCCGGGGCAGGCTACGGTCCAGCAGAGTGATCAGATTGCGCAGCTGACCCATGCGCAGGGCCTCTTTCTCGATGTAATCCGCGCTCAGGCCCGAGGCGTAGGCGGCGGCAATCACCCCGCCCATGCTGGTCCCGGCCAGGAAATCAACGGGAATCCCCAGATCCGCGCTGTGAGCAAGTCGGGCATCAGTTCCGCATCCACTGCTTGTTCGTAAGGCCGCAAGTCAATCTCGTTCTGCTTTAACGCCGCCAGGATCACCGGCGCGGCCAACTGGGCGCTGCGGATAGCATAGTATATCCCTTCGCCGCTCCAGGGCGGCGGCTGTGGAAAGCCGCCCTGCTTTGAAAATAAGCGTCAGGGCAGGTTTCCATACCTGCCCACAGCGGCGGCTATAGAAAGCTGCCCTGCTACG
Encoded proteins:
- a CDS encoding patatin-like phospholipase family protein codes for the protein MPVDFLAGTSMGGVIAAAYASGLSADYIEKEALRMGQLRNLITLLDRSLPRRGLVEGQKVQEYLTTHLGEKTFEDMKIPLALVAVDLISGQEVILNSGSVVDAVRATVSLPGVFAPFRLGDYLLVDGGVLNNLPADVVRRMGAHVVIAVDVSAGPNGLSRLLEAEQQGLALTQLPLIIETLRRTVGIMEEQILAQKLREADPEVLIHPPLDDRITLFNGFPRAEEIIAIGERAAWEAIPRIQEALKVNPCV